In one Papio anubis isolate 15944 chromosome 11, Panubis1.0, whole genome shotgun sequence genomic region, the following are encoded:
- the EPC1 gene encoding enhancer of polycomb homolog 1 isoform X5, translated as MEHHLQRAISAQQVYGEKRDNMVIPVPEAESNIAYYESIYPGEFKMPKQLIHIQPFSLDAEQPDYDLDSEDEVFVNKLKKKMDICPLQFEEMIDRLEKGSGQQPVSLQEAKLLLKEDDELIREVYEYWIKKRKNCRGPSLIPSVKQEKRDGSSTNDPYVAFRRRTEKMQTRKNRKNDEASYEKMLKLRRDLSRAVTILEMIKRREKSKRELLHLTLEIMEKRYNLGDYNGEIMSEVMAQRQPMKPTYAIPIIPITNSSQFKHQETMDVKEFKVNKQDKADLIRPKRKYEKKPKVLPSSAAATPQQTSPAALPVFNAKDLNQYDFPSSDEEPLSQVLSGSSEAEEDNDPDGPFAFRRKAGCQYYAPHLDQTGNWPWTSPKDGGLGDVRYRYCLTTLTVPQRCIGFARRRVGRGGRVLLDRAHSDYDSVFHHLDLEMLSSPQHSPVNQFANTSETNTSDKSFSKDLSQILVNIKSCRWRHFRPRTPSLHDSDNDELSCRKLYRSINRTGTAQPGTQTCSTSTQSKSSSGSAHFAFTAEQYQQHQQQLALMQKQQLAQIQQQQANSNSSTNTSQGFVSKTLDSASAQFAASALVTSEQLMGFKMKDDVVLGIGVNGVLPASGVYKGLHLSSTTPTALVHTSPSTAGSALLQPSNITQTSSSHSALSHQVTAANSATTQVLIGNNIRLTVPSSVATVNSIAPINARHIPRTLSAVPSSALKLAAAANCQVSKVPSSSSVDSVPRENHESEKPALNNIADNTVAMEVT; from the exons gaaCATCATCTTCAGCGGGCTATTTCAGCACAGCAGGTGTATGGCGAGAAGAGGGATAATATGGTTATACCAGTCCCAGAGGCAGAAAGTAATATTGCTTACTATGAATCTATATATCCTGGGGAATTTAAGATGCCAAAGCAGCTCATTCACATACAGC CTTTTAGTTTGGATGCTGAACAGCCAGATTATGATTTGGATTCTGAAGATGAAGTATTTGtgaataaactgaaaaagaaaatggacatcTGCCCATTGCAATTTGAGGAGATGATTGACCGCCTAGAAAAAGGCAGTGGTCAGCAG CCAGTCAGTCTGCAGGAAGCCAAACTACTGCTAAAAGAAGATGATGAACTAATTAGAGAAGTTTATGAATATtggattaaaaagagaaaaaactgtcGAGGGCCATCTCTTATTCCATCAGTAAAACAAGAAAAGCGAGATGGTTCCAGCACAAATGATCCTTATGTGGCTTTTAGAAGGCGTACTGAAAAAATGCAGACTCGAAAA AATCGCAAAAATGATGAAGCCTCTTACGAAAAAATGCTTAAGCTGCGACGAGATCTAAGTCGAGCTGTTACTATTCTAGAGatgataaaaagaagagaaaaaagtaaaagagagctATTGCACTTAACACTGGAAATTATGGAAAAGag gTATAATTTGGGCGATTACAATGGAGAGATCATGTCTGAGGTTATGGCACAGAGACAGCCAATGAAACCTACTTATGCCATCCCCATCATCCCTATTACTAATAGCAGTCAATTTAAACACCAGGAAACAATGGATGTGAAGGAGTTCAAAGTTAATAAG CAAGATAAAGCCGATCTTATCCGACCGAAACGGAAATATGAAAAGAAGCCCAAAGTCTTACCATCGTCTGCCGCTGCTACTCCCCAACAGACGAGTCCTGCTGCACTGCCAGTTTTCAATGCTAAAGATCTGAATCAGTATGACTTTCCCAGCTCAGACGAAGAACCTCTCTCCCAG gtTTTGTCTGGCTCTTCGGAAGCTGAGGAAGACAATGATCCTGATGGTCCTTTTGCTTTCCGTAGGAAAGCAGGCTGTCAGTACTATGCT cctcacTTAGACCAAACTGGCAACTGGCCTTGGACTAGTCCTAAAGATGGAGGATTAGGGGACGTGCGATATAGATACTGCTTAACTACTCTCACCGTACCCCAAAGGTGTATTGGATTTGCACGAAGACGGGTTGGGCGCGGTGGAAG GGTCTTACTGGACAGAGCTCATTCAGACTATGACAGTGTGTTTCACCATCTGGATTTGGAAATGCTTTCCTCACCACAACATTCTCCAGTCAATCAGTTTGCCAATACCTCAGAAACAAATACCTCGGACAAATCTTTCTCTAAAGACCTCAGTCAGATACTAGTCAATATCAAATCATGTAGATGGCGGCATTTTAGGCCTCGGACACCATCCCTACATGACAGTGACAATGATGAACTCTCCTGTAGAAAATTATATAGGAGTATAAACCGAACAGGAACAGCACAACCTGGGACCCAGACATGCAGTACCTCTACGCAAAGTAAAAGTAGCAGTGGTTCAGCACACTTTG cATTTACAGCCGAACAATACCAGCAACATCAACAGCAACTGGCACTCATGCAGAAACAGCAGCTTGCACAAATTCAGCAACAGCAAGCAAATAGTAATTCCTCCACCAACACATCACAG ggTTTTGTTTCTAAGACTTTGGATTCTGCTAGTGCTCAGTTTGCTGCTTCTGCTTTGGTGACATCAGAACAACTGATGGGATTCAAGATGAAGGATGATGTGGTGCTTGGAATCGGGGTGAATGGTGTCCTTCCAGCCTCAG gAGTATACAAGGGCTTACACCTCAGTAGTACTACACCAACAGCACTTGTACATACAAGTCCATCAACGGCAGGTTCAGCTTTGTTACAGCCTTCAAATATTACACAGACTTCAAGTTCCCACAGTGCACTGAGTCATCAAGTAACTGCTGCCAATTCTGCAACTACTCAGGTTCTGATTGGGAACAACATTCGATTAACTGTACCTTCATCAGTTGCCACTGTAAACTCTATTGCCCCAATAAATGCACGACATATACCGAGGACTTTAAGTGCTGTTCCATCATCTGCCTTAAAGCTGGCTGCCGCAGCAAACTGTCAAGTTTCCAAGGTCCCATCTTCATCCTCTGTAGATTCAGTTCCAAG
- the EPC1 gene encoding enhancer of polycomb homolog 1 isoform X3, which yields MEHHLQRAISAQQVYGEKRDNMVIPVPEAESNIAYYESIYPGEFKMPKQLIHIQPFSLDAEQPDYDLDSEDEVFVNKLKKKMDICPLQFEEMIDRLEKGSGQQPVSLQEAKLLLKEDDELIREVYEYWIKKRKNCRGPSLIPSVKQEKRDGSSTNDPYVAFRRRTEKMQTRKNRKNDEASYEKMLKLRRDLSRAVTILEMIKRREKSKRELLHLTLEIMEKRYNLGDYNGEIMSEVMAQRQPMKPTYAIPIIPITNSSQFKHQETMDVKEFKVNKQDKADLIRPKRKYEKKPKVLPSSAAATPQQTSPAALPVFNAKDLNQYDFPSSDEEPLSQVLSGSSEAEEDNDPDGPFAFRRKAGCQYYAPHLDQTGNWPWTSPKDGGLGDVRYRYCLTTLTVPQRCIGFARRRVGRGGRVLLDRAHSDYDSVFHHLDLEMLSSPQHSPVNQFANTSETNTSDKSFSKDLSQILVNIKSCRWRHFRPRTPSLHDSDNDELSCRKLYRSINRTGTAQPGTQTCSTSTQSKSSSGSAHFAFTAEQYQQHQQQLALMQKQQLAQIQQQQANSNSSTNTSQNLASNQQKSGFRLNIQGLERTLQGFVSKTLDSASAQFAASALVTSEQLMGFKMKDDVVLGIGVNGVLPASGVYKGLHLSSTTPTALVHTSPSTAGSALLQPSNITQTSSSHSALSHQVTAANSATTQVLIGNNIRLTVPSSVATVNSIAPINARHIPRTLSAVPSSALKLAAAANCQVSKVPSSSSVDSVPRENHESEKPALNNIADNTVAMEVT from the exons gaaCATCATCTTCAGCGGGCTATTTCAGCACAGCAGGTGTATGGCGAGAAGAGGGATAATATGGTTATACCAGTCCCAGAGGCAGAAAGTAATATTGCTTACTATGAATCTATATATCCTGGGGAATTTAAGATGCCAAAGCAGCTCATTCACATACAGC CTTTTAGTTTGGATGCTGAACAGCCAGATTATGATTTGGATTCTGAAGATGAAGTATTTGtgaataaactgaaaaagaaaatggacatcTGCCCATTGCAATTTGAGGAGATGATTGACCGCCTAGAAAAAGGCAGTGGTCAGCAG CCAGTCAGTCTGCAGGAAGCCAAACTACTGCTAAAAGAAGATGATGAACTAATTAGAGAAGTTTATGAATATtggattaaaaagagaaaaaactgtcGAGGGCCATCTCTTATTCCATCAGTAAAACAAGAAAAGCGAGATGGTTCCAGCACAAATGATCCTTATGTGGCTTTTAGAAGGCGTACTGAAAAAATGCAGACTCGAAAA AATCGCAAAAATGATGAAGCCTCTTACGAAAAAATGCTTAAGCTGCGACGAGATCTAAGTCGAGCTGTTACTATTCTAGAGatgataaaaagaagagaaaaaagtaaaagagagctATTGCACTTAACACTGGAAATTATGGAAAAGag gTATAATTTGGGCGATTACAATGGAGAGATCATGTCTGAGGTTATGGCACAGAGACAGCCAATGAAACCTACTTATGCCATCCCCATCATCCCTATTACTAATAGCAGTCAATTTAAACACCAGGAAACAATGGATGTGAAGGAGTTCAAAGTTAATAAG CAAGATAAAGCCGATCTTATCCGACCGAAACGGAAATATGAAAAGAAGCCCAAAGTCTTACCATCGTCTGCCGCTGCTACTCCCCAACAGACGAGTCCTGCTGCACTGCCAGTTTTCAATGCTAAAGATCTGAATCAGTATGACTTTCCCAGCTCAGACGAAGAACCTCTCTCCCAG gtTTTGTCTGGCTCTTCGGAAGCTGAGGAAGACAATGATCCTGATGGTCCTTTTGCTTTCCGTAGGAAAGCAGGCTGTCAGTACTATGCT cctcacTTAGACCAAACTGGCAACTGGCCTTGGACTAGTCCTAAAGATGGAGGATTAGGGGACGTGCGATATAGATACTGCTTAACTACTCTCACCGTACCCCAAAGGTGTATTGGATTTGCACGAAGACGGGTTGGGCGCGGTGGAAG GGTCTTACTGGACAGAGCTCATTCAGACTATGACAGTGTGTTTCACCATCTGGATTTGGAAATGCTTTCCTCACCACAACATTCTCCAGTCAATCAGTTTGCCAATACCTCAGAAACAAATACCTCGGACAAATCTTTCTCTAAAGACCTCAGTCAGATACTAGTCAATATCAAATCATGTAGATGGCGGCATTTTAGGCCTCGGACACCATCCCTACATGACAGTGACAATGATGAACTCTCCTGTAGAAAATTATATAGGAGTATAAACCGAACAGGAACAGCACAACCTGGGACCCAGACATGCAGTACCTCTACGCAAAGTAAAAGTAGCAGTGGTTCAGCACACTTTG cATTTACAGCCGAACAATACCAGCAACATCAACAGCAACTGGCACTCATGCAGAAACAGCAGCTTGCACAAATTCAGCAACAGCAAGCAAATAGTAATTCCTCCACCAACACATCACAG AACCTTGCATCTAACCAGCAGAAAAGTGGCTTTCGCCTGAATATACAGGGTTTAGAAAGAACACTACAG ggTTTTGTTTCTAAGACTTTGGATTCTGCTAGTGCTCAGTTTGCTGCTTCTGCTTTGGTGACATCAGAACAACTGATGGGATTCAAGATGAAGGATGATGTGGTGCTTGGAATCGGGGTGAATGGTGTCCTTCCAGCCTCAG gAGTATACAAGGGCTTACACCTCAGTAGTACTACACCAACAGCACTTGTACATACAAGTCCATCAACGGCAGGTTCAGCTTTGTTACAGCCTTCAAATATTACACAGACTTCAAGTTCCCACAGTGCACTGAGTCATCAAGTAACTGCTGCCAATTCTGCAACTACTCAGGTTCTGATTGGGAACAACATTCGATTAACTGTACCTTCATCAGTTGCCACTGTAAACTCTATTGCCCCAATAAATGCACGACATATACCGAGGACTTTAAGTGCTGTTCCATCATCTGCCTTAAAGCTGGCTGCCGCAGCAAACTGTCAAGTTTCCAAGGTCCCATCTTCATCCTCTGTAGATTCAGTTCCAAG
- the EPC1 gene encoding enhancer of polycomb homolog 1 isoform X2 — MSKLSFRARALDASKPLPVFRCEDLPDLHEYASINRAVPQMPTGMEKEEESEHHLQRAISAQQVYGEKRDNMVIPVPEAESNIAYYESIYPGEFKMPKQLIHIQPFSLDAEQPDYDLDSEDEVFVNKLKKKMDICPLQFEEMIDRLEKGSGQQPVSLQEAKLLLKEDDELIREVYEYWIKKRKNCRGPSLIPSVKQEKRDGSSTNDPYVAFRRRTEKMQTRKNRKNDEASYEKMLKLRRDLSRAVTILEMIKRREKSKRELLHLTLEIMEKRYNLGDYNGEIMSEVMAQRQPMKPTYAIPIIPITNSSQFKHQETMDVKEFKVNKQDKADLIRPKRKYEKKPKVLPSSAAATPQQTSPAALPVFNAKDLNQYDFPSSDEEPLSQVLSGSSEAEEDNDPDGPFAFRRKAGCQYYAPHLDQTGNWPWTSPKDGGLGDVRYRYCLTTLTVPQRCIGFARRRVGRGGRVLLDRAHSDYDSVFHHLDLEMLSSPQHSPVNQFANTSETNTSDKSFSKDLSQILVNIKSCRWRHFRPRTPSLHDSDNDELSCRKLYRSINRTGTAQPGTQTCSTSTQSKSSSGSAHFAFTAEQYQQHQQQLALMQKQQLAQIQQQQANSNSSTNTSQGFVSKTLDSASAQFAASALVTSEQLMGFKMKDDVVLGIGVNGVLPASGVYKGLHLSSTTPTALVHTSPSTAGSALLQPSNITQTSSSHSALSHQVTAANSATTQVLIGNNIRLTVPSSVATVNSIAPINARHIPRTLSAVPSSALKLAAAANCQVSKVPSSSSVDSVPRENHESEKPALNNIADNTVAMEVT; from the exons gaaCATCATCTTCAGCGGGCTATTTCAGCACAGCAGGTGTATGGCGAGAAGAGGGATAATATGGTTATACCAGTCCCAGAGGCAGAAAGTAATATTGCTTACTATGAATCTATATATCCTGGGGAATTTAAGATGCCAAAGCAGCTCATTCACATACAGC CTTTTAGTTTGGATGCTGAACAGCCAGATTATGATTTGGATTCTGAAGATGAAGTATTTGtgaataaactgaaaaagaaaatggacatcTGCCCATTGCAATTTGAGGAGATGATTGACCGCCTAGAAAAAGGCAGTGGTCAGCAG CCAGTCAGTCTGCAGGAAGCCAAACTACTGCTAAAAGAAGATGATGAACTAATTAGAGAAGTTTATGAATATtggattaaaaagagaaaaaactgtcGAGGGCCATCTCTTATTCCATCAGTAAAACAAGAAAAGCGAGATGGTTCCAGCACAAATGATCCTTATGTGGCTTTTAGAAGGCGTACTGAAAAAATGCAGACTCGAAAA AATCGCAAAAATGATGAAGCCTCTTACGAAAAAATGCTTAAGCTGCGACGAGATCTAAGTCGAGCTGTTACTATTCTAGAGatgataaaaagaagagaaaaaagtaaaagagagctATTGCACTTAACACTGGAAATTATGGAAAAGag gTATAATTTGGGCGATTACAATGGAGAGATCATGTCTGAGGTTATGGCACAGAGACAGCCAATGAAACCTACTTATGCCATCCCCATCATCCCTATTACTAATAGCAGTCAATTTAAACACCAGGAAACAATGGATGTGAAGGAGTTCAAAGTTAATAAG CAAGATAAAGCCGATCTTATCCGACCGAAACGGAAATATGAAAAGAAGCCCAAAGTCTTACCATCGTCTGCCGCTGCTACTCCCCAACAGACGAGTCCTGCTGCACTGCCAGTTTTCAATGCTAAAGATCTGAATCAGTATGACTTTCCCAGCTCAGACGAAGAACCTCTCTCCCAG gtTTTGTCTGGCTCTTCGGAAGCTGAGGAAGACAATGATCCTGATGGTCCTTTTGCTTTCCGTAGGAAAGCAGGCTGTCAGTACTATGCT cctcacTTAGACCAAACTGGCAACTGGCCTTGGACTAGTCCTAAAGATGGAGGATTAGGGGACGTGCGATATAGATACTGCTTAACTACTCTCACCGTACCCCAAAGGTGTATTGGATTTGCACGAAGACGGGTTGGGCGCGGTGGAAG GGTCTTACTGGACAGAGCTCATTCAGACTATGACAGTGTGTTTCACCATCTGGATTTGGAAATGCTTTCCTCACCACAACATTCTCCAGTCAATCAGTTTGCCAATACCTCAGAAACAAATACCTCGGACAAATCTTTCTCTAAAGACCTCAGTCAGATACTAGTCAATATCAAATCATGTAGATGGCGGCATTTTAGGCCTCGGACACCATCCCTACATGACAGTGACAATGATGAACTCTCCTGTAGAAAATTATATAGGAGTATAAACCGAACAGGAACAGCACAACCTGGGACCCAGACATGCAGTACCTCTACGCAAAGTAAAAGTAGCAGTGGTTCAGCACACTTTG cATTTACAGCCGAACAATACCAGCAACATCAACAGCAACTGGCACTCATGCAGAAACAGCAGCTTGCACAAATTCAGCAACAGCAAGCAAATAGTAATTCCTCCACCAACACATCACAG ggTTTTGTTTCTAAGACTTTGGATTCTGCTAGTGCTCAGTTTGCTGCTTCTGCTTTGGTGACATCAGAACAACTGATGGGATTCAAGATGAAGGATGATGTGGTGCTTGGAATCGGGGTGAATGGTGTCCTTCCAGCCTCAG gAGTATACAAGGGCTTACACCTCAGTAGTACTACACCAACAGCACTTGTACATACAAGTCCATCAACGGCAGGTTCAGCTTTGTTACAGCCTTCAAATATTACACAGACTTCAAGTTCCCACAGTGCACTGAGTCATCAAGTAACTGCTGCCAATTCTGCAACTACTCAGGTTCTGATTGGGAACAACATTCGATTAACTGTACCTTCATCAGTTGCCACTGTAAACTCTATTGCCCCAATAAATGCACGACATATACCGAGGACTTTAAGTGCTGTTCCATCATCTGCCTTAAAGCTGGCTGCCGCAGCAAACTGTCAAGTTTCCAAGGTCCCATCTTCATCCTCTGTAGATTCAGTTCCAAG
- the EPC1 gene encoding enhancer of polycomb homolog 1 isoform X1 — protein sequence MSKLSFRARALDASKPLPVFRCEDLPDLHEYASINRAVPQMPTGMEKEEESEHHLQRAISAQQVYGEKRDNMVIPVPEAESNIAYYESIYPGEFKMPKQLIHIQPFSLDAEQPDYDLDSEDEVFVNKLKKKMDICPLQFEEMIDRLEKGSGQQPVSLQEAKLLLKEDDELIREVYEYWIKKRKNCRGPSLIPSVKQEKRDGSSTNDPYVAFRRRTEKMQTRKNRKNDEASYEKMLKLRRDLSRAVTILEMIKRREKSKRELLHLTLEIMEKRYNLGDYNGEIMSEVMAQRQPMKPTYAIPIIPITNSSQFKHQETMDVKEFKVNKQDKADLIRPKRKYEKKPKVLPSSAAATPQQTSPAALPVFNAKDLNQYDFPSSDEEPLSQVLSGSSEAEEDNDPDGPFAFRRKAGCQYYAPHLDQTGNWPWTSPKDGGLGDVRYRYCLTTLTVPQRCIGFARRRVGRGGRVLLDRAHSDYDSVFHHLDLEMLSSPQHSPVNQFANTSETNTSDKSFSKDLSQILVNIKSCRWRHFRPRTPSLHDSDNDELSCRKLYRSINRTGTAQPGTQTCSTSTQSKSSSGSAHFAFTAEQYQQHQQQLALMQKQQLAQIQQQQANSNSSTNTSQNLASNQQKSGFRLNIQGLERTLQGFVSKTLDSASAQFAASALVTSEQLMGFKMKDDVVLGIGVNGVLPASGVYKGLHLSSTTPTALVHTSPSTAGSALLQPSNITQTSSSHSALSHQVTAANSATTQVLIGNNIRLTVPSSVATVNSIAPINARHIPRTLSAVPSSALKLAAAANCQVSKVPSSSSVDSVPRENHESEKPALNNIADNTVAMEVT from the exons gaaCATCATCTTCAGCGGGCTATTTCAGCACAGCAGGTGTATGGCGAGAAGAGGGATAATATGGTTATACCAGTCCCAGAGGCAGAAAGTAATATTGCTTACTATGAATCTATATATCCTGGGGAATTTAAGATGCCAAAGCAGCTCATTCACATACAGC CTTTTAGTTTGGATGCTGAACAGCCAGATTATGATTTGGATTCTGAAGATGAAGTATTTGtgaataaactgaaaaagaaaatggacatcTGCCCATTGCAATTTGAGGAGATGATTGACCGCCTAGAAAAAGGCAGTGGTCAGCAG CCAGTCAGTCTGCAGGAAGCCAAACTACTGCTAAAAGAAGATGATGAACTAATTAGAGAAGTTTATGAATATtggattaaaaagagaaaaaactgtcGAGGGCCATCTCTTATTCCATCAGTAAAACAAGAAAAGCGAGATGGTTCCAGCACAAATGATCCTTATGTGGCTTTTAGAAGGCGTACTGAAAAAATGCAGACTCGAAAA AATCGCAAAAATGATGAAGCCTCTTACGAAAAAATGCTTAAGCTGCGACGAGATCTAAGTCGAGCTGTTACTATTCTAGAGatgataaaaagaagagaaaaaagtaaaagagagctATTGCACTTAACACTGGAAATTATGGAAAAGag gTATAATTTGGGCGATTACAATGGAGAGATCATGTCTGAGGTTATGGCACAGAGACAGCCAATGAAACCTACTTATGCCATCCCCATCATCCCTATTACTAATAGCAGTCAATTTAAACACCAGGAAACAATGGATGTGAAGGAGTTCAAAGTTAATAAG CAAGATAAAGCCGATCTTATCCGACCGAAACGGAAATATGAAAAGAAGCCCAAAGTCTTACCATCGTCTGCCGCTGCTACTCCCCAACAGACGAGTCCTGCTGCACTGCCAGTTTTCAATGCTAAAGATCTGAATCAGTATGACTTTCCCAGCTCAGACGAAGAACCTCTCTCCCAG gtTTTGTCTGGCTCTTCGGAAGCTGAGGAAGACAATGATCCTGATGGTCCTTTTGCTTTCCGTAGGAAAGCAGGCTGTCAGTACTATGCT cctcacTTAGACCAAACTGGCAACTGGCCTTGGACTAGTCCTAAAGATGGAGGATTAGGGGACGTGCGATATAGATACTGCTTAACTACTCTCACCGTACCCCAAAGGTGTATTGGATTTGCACGAAGACGGGTTGGGCGCGGTGGAAG GGTCTTACTGGACAGAGCTCATTCAGACTATGACAGTGTGTTTCACCATCTGGATTTGGAAATGCTTTCCTCACCACAACATTCTCCAGTCAATCAGTTTGCCAATACCTCAGAAACAAATACCTCGGACAAATCTTTCTCTAAAGACCTCAGTCAGATACTAGTCAATATCAAATCATGTAGATGGCGGCATTTTAGGCCTCGGACACCATCCCTACATGACAGTGACAATGATGAACTCTCCTGTAGAAAATTATATAGGAGTATAAACCGAACAGGAACAGCACAACCTGGGACCCAGACATGCAGTACCTCTACGCAAAGTAAAAGTAGCAGTGGTTCAGCACACTTTG cATTTACAGCCGAACAATACCAGCAACATCAACAGCAACTGGCACTCATGCAGAAACAGCAGCTTGCACAAATTCAGCAACAGCAAGCAAATAGTAATTCCTCCACCAACACATCACAG AACCTTGCATCTAACCAGCAGAAAAGTGGCTTTCGCCTGAATATACAGGGTTTAGAAAGAACACTACAG ggTTTTGTTTCTAAGACTTTGGATTCTGCTAGTGCTCAGTTTGCTGCTTCTGCTTTGGTGACATCAGAACAACTGATGGGATTCAAGATGAAGGATGATGTGGTGCTTGGAATCGGGGTGAATGGTGTCCTTCCAGCCTCAG gAGTATACAAGGGCTTACACCTCAGTAGTACTACACCAACAGCACTTGTACATACAAGTCCATCAACGGCAGGTTCAGCTTTGTTACAGCCTTCAAATATTACACAGACTTCAAGTTCCCACAGTGCACTGAGTCATCAAGTAACTGCTGCCAATTCTGCAACTACTCAGGTTCTGATTGGGAACAACATTCGATTAACTGTACCTTCATCAGTTGCCACTGTAAACTCTATTGCCCCAATAAATGCACGACATATACCGAGGACTTTAAGTGCTGTTCCATCATCTGCCTTAAAGCTGGCTGCCGCAGCAAACTGTCAAGTTTCCAAGGTCCCATCTTCATCCTCTGTAGATTCAGTTCCAAG